Proteins from a single region of Vicinamibacterales bacterium:
- a CDS encoding DUF1552 domain-containing protein, translating into MSYLTGKHMPRRTFIRGAMGAAVALPFLDAMVGAKGIGAAPAGAERTRLICIEEVHGLAGCNKWGATKHLFAPEATGKDFTFAADSALSPLEPYRDYLTVVSNTDVRMAEAFTAPEIGGDHFRSSAVFLTQAHPKQTQGSDIWAGTSFDQMYAQKYGQATPLPSMQFCIENLDQAGGCTYNYSCAYTDSISWASPNEPLPMIRDPRVAFDMLFGTGGTPADRDARRKSRRSILDWIQGEVASV; encoded by the coding sequence ATGTCGTACCTCACCGGTAAGCACATGCCGCGCCGCACCTTCATCCGGGGGGCGATGGGCGCCGCCGTGGCGCTGCCATTCCTGGATGCCATGGTGGGGGCCAAGGGCATCGGCGCCGCGCCGGCCGGGGCCGAGCGCACGCGCCTGATCTGCATCGAAGAGGTCCACGGCCTCGCCGGGTGCAACAAGTGGGGCGCCACCAAGCACCTGTTCGCGCCCGAAGCCACCGGCAAGGACTTCACGTTCGCCGCCGACAGCGCGCTCAGCCCGCTCGAGCCGTACCGCGACTACCTGACCGTTGTCAGCAACACCGACGTCCGCATGGCCGAGGCGTTCACCGCCCCGGAAATCGGCGGCGACCACTTCCGCTCGAGCGCGGTGTTCCTGACCCAGGCGCACCCGAAGCAGACGCAGGGCTCCGACATCTGGGCCGGCACTTCGTTCGACCAGATGTACGCGCAGAAGTACGGCCAGGCCACCCCGCTGCCGTCGATGCAGTTCTGCATCGAGAACCTCGACCAGGCCGGCGGCTGCACCTACAACTACTCGTGCGCCTACACCGACTCGATCAGCTGGGCCTCGCCCAACGAGCCGCTGCCGATGATCCGCGACCCGCGCGTGGCCTTCGACATGCTGTTCGGCACCGGCGGCACGCCGGCGGACCGCGACGCCCGCCGCAAGTCGCGCCGCAGCATCCTCGACTGGATCCAGGGCGAAGTCGCCAGCGTCC